The following proteins are encoded in a genomic region of Ornithinibacillus sp. 4-3:
- a CDS encoding NAD(P)-dependent oxidoreductase, giving the protein MISFCRISILHLLLYLKIRLKEKCKMTEQQKKIIGFIGIGVMGKSMVKNLQKAGYDINLYTRTKAKAEALLNETTLWKNSPAEIASSSDVIITMVGYPQDVEEIYFGPSGILDHAKTNSYLIDMTTSKPSLAEKIYAEAKEKGMHSLDAPVSGGDVGAQNGTLAIMVGGDQAAFDDVLPIFQIMGENIVLQGAAGAGQHTKLANQITIASNMIGVCEAIMYSKKAGLDPSSVLESITTGAAGSWSLSNLAPRMIKGDYAPGFFVKHFIKDMMIALESAEELGLKTPGLSLSLSLYRELAEMGEQDSGTQALIKYFEQA; this is encoded by the coding sequence ATGATAAGCTTTTGTCGAATATCTATATTACACTTATTATTATATCTAAAAATACGATTAAAGGAGAAATGCAAAATGACAGAACAACAAAAGAAAATAATCGGTTTTATTGGTATTGGCGTAATGGGGAAAAGCATGGTTAAAAACTTACAAAAAGCGGGATATGATATAAATCTTTATACACGTACAAAAGCAAAGGCAGAAGCATTATTAAATGAAACAACCTTATGGAAGAATTCTCCTGCTGAAATTGCAAGCTCCTCTGATGTGATAATTACAATGGTTGGTTATCCGCAAGATGTAGAGGAAATTTATTTTGGGCCAAGTGGAATTTTAGATCATGCGAAAACAAATTCTTATCTAATTGATATGACTACCTCCAAACCATCTTTAGCAGAAAAGATTTATGCGGAAGCAAAGGAGAAAGGAATGCATTCATTAGACGCTCCTGTTTCAGGTGGAGATGTTGGGGCACAGAACGGAACATTGGCAATTATGGTGGGCGGTGACCAAGCTGCATTCGATGATGTATTACCTATCTTTCAAATAATGGGAGAAAATATTGTTCTTCAAGGTGCTGCAGGAGCTGGACAACATACAAAACTAGCAAATCAAATTACTATCGCTTCTAATATGATTGGCGTTTGTGAAGCAATTATGTATTCGAAAAAAGCAGGACTTGATCCAAGCAGCGTTTTAGAAAGTATAACAACAGGCGCCGCTGGTAGCTGGTCTTTATCAAATCTTGCTCCACGTATGATTAAAGGTGACTATGCTCCAGGATTCTTTGTCAAACATTTTATTAAAGACATGATGATTGCACTAGAATCTGCTGAAGAGCTAGGCTTAAAAACACCTGGACTCTCCTTATCCTTAAGCCTATATCGTGAACTCGCCGAGATGGGTGAACAAGATAGCGGAACACAAGCATTAATTAAATATTTTGAGCAAGCATAG
- a CDS encoding GNAT family N-acetyltransferase codes for MSWNAKLFHELSLTELYQLLKIRVDVFVVEQQCAYPEIDGLDKQSIHFYYEENETIIAYARILPKGIKYEHAAAIGRVLVHESYRGRGLAKDLIKKVMDYMKLELKESVIQIEAQEHLEDFYTSHGFQKISEPYLEDGIPHIDMIFHRK; via the coding sequence ATGAGTTGGAATGCAAAGTTATTTCATGAATTGAGTTTAACAGAATTATATCAGTTATTAAAAATACGTGTAGATGTATTTGTAGTAGAACAGCAATGTGCTTATCCAGAGATCGATGGATTGGATAAGCAATCGATTCATTTTTACTATGAGGAAAATGAAACAATTATTGCTTATGCACGTATTCTGCCAAAAGGTATTAAGTATGAGCATGCTGCGGCGATTGGTCGTGTGTTGGTTCATGAATCATATCGTGGTAGAGGTTTGGCAAAAGATTTAATAAAAAAAGTAATGGATTATATGAAGCTTGAATTAAAGGAATCAGTCATTCAAATAGAGGCTCAAGAGCATTTAGAAGACTTTTATACTTCCCATGGTTTTCAAAAAATTTCTGAACCTTATTTAGAAGATGGAATCCCACATATTGACATGATTTTCCATAGGAAATAA
- a CDS encoding TraR/DksA C4-type zinc finger protein → MITREQIRQCKDKLLERQMELITWVEQHQDMHRNSLTEEIGELASFDNHPADLGTELYEREKNIALVARAEKELTQINEALHAIEAGTYGICKTCGMPIPLARLLAVPMTDTCKEHAIESTFIQESSNSNYFHREDEADDYYVAYNLYDDFPPEEESMITRIQKQYDAETGEIYHERE, encoded by the coding sequence GTGATTACAAGGGAACAAATCAGGCAGTGTAAGGATAAATTATTAGAAAGACAAATGGAACTTATTACTTGGGTGGAACAACATCAAGATATGCATAGAAACTCATTAACGGAAGAAATAGGAGAATTAGCTAGTTTTGATAACCACCCTGCTGATTTAGGAACAGAATTATATGAACGTGAAAAAAACATTGCTTTAGTGGCTCGTGCAGAGAAAGAGTTAACACAGATTAATGAAGCATTGCATGCAATTGAAGCAGGCACATATGGAATTTGCAAAACATGTGGCATGCCAATCCCATTAGCTCGCTTACTGGCAGTACCTATGACAGATACATGTAAAGAGCATGCAATAGAATCAACATTTATTCAAGAAAGTTCTAATTCTAATTATTTTCATCGAGAAGATGAAGCAGATGATTATTATGTTGCTTATAATCTGTATGATGATTTCCCTCCAGAGGAAGAGTCGATGATAACAAGAATTCAAAAACAATATGATGCAGAAACAGGTGAAATATATCATGAAAGAGAATAG
- a CDS encoding SDR family oxidoreductase — translation MRIALVTGANSGFGMLMTVELIKAGYAVIATMRDIEKGTRLQQEIAKLDRLANLHIRKLEVTNEEDIMLVYQYVQEQFARLDVLINNAGYSQGGFLADISMENWKLQQETNVFGTVHMTQAFLPLLERSQRGQIINLSSVSGIMGLPGLSAYCASKFAIEGFSEGIRLELRSKNIYVSLIEPASYQTDIWKKAFEKLDPINHSDILKDNVFQYVENSASSAGDPKEVAALVIRICESKYPKLRYPIGKGALFLSFAKKLVPWRIIEWMVLKKLR, via the coding sequence ATGAGGATTGCGCTTGTTACGGGAGCGAATAGCGGATTTGGTATGTTAATGACAGTAGAATTAATTAAAGCTGGATATGCCGTTATTGCTACGATGCGTGATATAGAAAAAGGAACACGATTACAGCAAGAAATTGCAAAGCTAGATCGATTAGCGAATTTACATATAAGGAAGCTTGAAGTAACGAATGAAGAAGATATCATGCTGGTCTATCAATATGTTCAGGAGCAATTTGCTAGATTAGATGTTTTAATTAATAATGCTGGTTATTCTCAAGGTGGGTTTCTCGCAGACATTTCTATGGAGAATTGGAAATTGCAACAGGAAACAAATGTTTTTGGTACTGTTCATATGACACAAGCATTTTTGCCATTATTAGAGAGAAGTCAGCGAGGGCAAATCATTAATCTAAGCAGTGTTAGTGGCATAATGGGATTACCTGGTCTTTCTGCTTATTGTGCTTCCAAGTTTGCGATAGAAGGATTTTCAGAGGGTATTCGCTTGGAATTAAGGAGTAAAAATATTTATGTTTCCTTAATTGAACCTGCATCTTATCAAACGGATATTTGGAAAAAAGCATTTGAAAAACTTGATCCTATAAATCATTCAGATATATTAAAGGACAATGTGTTTCAATATGTTGAAAACTCAGCTTCATCTGCAGGTGATCCAAAAGAAGTTGCTGCATTAGTCATACGTATTTGTGAAAGCAAATATCCTAAACTACGATATCCTATTGGCAAAGGGGCATTATTTTTATCTTTTGCTAAAAAACTAGTTCCTTGGAGAATCATAGAATGGATGGTTTTAAAGAAATTAAGATAA
- a CDS encoding zinc ribbon domain-containing protein, whose protein sequence is MNTGKGCIKCGSSDAEQKEVAMTGTGLSKMFDVQHNQFIVVSCKDCGYSEFYNKKSSKGSNILDLFFG, encoded by the coding sequence ATGAATACTGGTAAAGGGTGTATAAAATGTGGAAGTTCTGATGCAGAGCAAAAAGAAGTGGCAATGACAGGAACGGGGTTGTCTAAAATGTTTGATGTACAGCATAACCAATTCATTGTAGTATCATGTAAAGATTGTGGTTACTCGGAATTTTATAACAAAAAAAGTTCAAAAGGGAGTAATATTTTGGACTTATTCTTTGGCTAA
- a CDS encoding S1C family serine protease, with product MEHNGNDRNKFDQDPQEKLEELEQDSPKTLEKSEEDSSSLLDKIQNEDKQVETDEPLAYFEQAKEPNSYTKQQNKKKGSFATGFFSGIFGGVLATALIIVLLVNNLLPWTIQLDSNQNSVAGEISEQNNSVPVSDLMNTDALDSQTIDEIAKSVVGIINLRQQNIWSPSEEAGAGSGIIYKKENDKAYIITNNHVVQDAEEVQVQLHEGERVTAKVLGTDALTDLAVLEIDGNNITHVAKLGSSDNLQIGETVLAIGNPLGMDLSGSVTKGIISGLDRSIQVDTTGDNQPDWIADVIQTDAAINPGNSGGALVTKDGELIGINSMKIAQQEVEGIGFAIPIDTALPIVEQLETEGKVSRPFIGITSAPLSQVPPEYRSQIELPEEVENGIVIADVQAGSPAAEAGLQQFDVITKIDGEEINNMLDLRKYLYSEVKVGDTVTLEFYRDGAEQTVDLTLVTDEV from the coding sequence TTGGAGCATAACGGAAATGATAGAAACAAATTTGACCAAGATCCTCAAGAAAAGCTAGAGGAATTAGAACAAGATTCGCCAAAAACATTAGAAAAGTCAGAAGAAGACTCATCAAGCCTATTAGATAAAATTCAAAATGAAGATAAACAAGTAGAAACAGATGAGCCATTGGCTTACTTTGAACAAGCAAAAGAACCTAACTCATATACAAAGCAACAAAATAAGAAGAAAGGATCGTTTGCTACAGGATTCTTCAGCGGAATATTTGGAGGAGTTTTAGCAACTGCATTAATTATTGTGCTTTTAGTAAATAATTTATTACCGTGGACGATTCAATTAGATTCCAATCAGAATTCTGTTGCTGGAGAAATATCAGAGCAAAATAACTCGGTTCCAGTAAGTGATTTGATGAATACAGATGCGCTTGATTCACAGACAATTGATGAAATAGCCAAATCTGTTGTAGGAATTATTAATTTAAGACAGCAAAACATTTGGTCACCTAGCGAAGAAGCTGGAGCGGGTTCAGGTATTATTTATAAAAAGGAAAATGATAAAGCATATATCATAACAAATAATCACGTTGTTCAAGATGCTGAAGAAGTACAGGTTCAACTACATGAAGGTGAACGAGTGACCGCTAAAGTACTTGGAACAGATGCATTAACAGATTTAGCAGTTTTAGAAATTGATGGAAATAATATTACACATGTTGCTAAATTAGGTAGTTCAGATAACCTACAAATTGGGGAAACTGTTCTAGCAATTGGTAACCCATTAGGAATGGATTTATCTGGTTCTGTAACGAAAGGAATCATTAGTGGTCTCGACCGATCCATTCAGGTAGACACAACAGGCGATAATCAGCCAGACTGGATTGCAGACGTTATTCAAACAGATGCTGCCATTAATCCAGGAAATAGTGGAGGAGCACTTGTTACAAAAGATGGAGAGCTCATTGGAATTAATTCCATGAAGATCGCTCAGCAAGAAGTAGAAGGAATTGGATTTGCTATCCCAATTGATACTGCTTTGCCGATTGTAGAACAATTAGAAACAGAAGGTAAAGTATCTAGACCATTTATTGGTATTACTAGTGCACCATTATCCCAAGTACCACCAGAATACCGAAGTCAAATTGAATTGCCTGAAGAAGTAGAAAATGGGATTGTCATTGCAGATGTACAAGCGGGATCTCCAGCTGCTGAAGCAGGATTACAGCAATTTGATGTAATAACAAAAATTGATGGTGAAGAAATAAACAATATGTTAGATTTACGAAAATATTTATACTCAGAGGTTAAAGTTGGAGATACTGTCACATTAGAATTTTATCGTGATGGAGCAGAACAAACAGTAGATTTAACATTAGTAACTGATGAAGTTTAG
- a CDS encoding response regulator transcription factor: protein MDRHIGIVEDDVNIQNIVSAYLKKEAFSVTVLGSAEEAWELWETNPPDMWILDIMLPGMDGYEFCKKIRMESDVPIIIISAKDEEIDKILGLELGGDDYLTKPFSPRELIARVKRLFRRTNVQVTQEQEPEKIKVGPLLIYKTERRIFWDGVEQEFTTKEFDLLLLLAENPNRAFSREELLERIWGDDYFGSDRAVDDLVKRIRKKITDIPLETVWGFGYRFRG, encoded by the coding sequence ATGGACAGGCATATCGGTATTGTAGAAGATGATGTAAATATTCAAAATATCGTTTCTGCTTATTTAAAGAAAGAAGCTTTTTCTGTAACTGTTTTAGGTTCGGCGGAGGAAGCATGGGAATTATGGGAAACAAATCCTCCAGATATGTGGATATTAGATATTATGCTGCCAGGAATGGATGGATATGAATTTTGTAAGAAAATTAGAATGGAAAGCGATGTACCAATAATTATTATTTCTGCAAAAGATGAAGAAATAGATAAGATTCTTGGATTGGAATTAGGTGGCGATGATTATTTAACCAAACCCTTTAGTCCACGAGAGTTGATTGCAAGAGTTAAGCGTTTATTTAGACGTACAAATGTTCAAGTTACACAAGAACAAGAACCAGAAAAAATTAAAGTAGGTCCATTGTTAATCTATAAAACCGAACGAAGAATATTTTGGGATGGTGTAGAACAAGAATTTACAACAAAGGAATTTGATTTGCTTTTATTGTTAGCAGAGAATCCAAACCGGGCATTTTCACGGGAAGAATTACTTGAAAGAATTTGGGGTGATGACTATTTTGGAAGTGATCGTGCAGTAGATGATTTAGTTAAACGAATTCGTAAAAAAATAACTGATATTCCGCTTGAAACGGTTTGGGGTTTTGGATATCGGTTCCGTGGGTGA